The Acidianus manzaensis genome has a window encoding:
- a CDS encoding molybdopterin dinucleotide binding domain-containing protein → MSSTSSSSSSTVSTGPANSKVPLPPVTAERYFATCRFCNVGCGYDIFVFPTDQVGGPAKGQNAIVYNMNDQVFNRNLQNYQADYTSVLSPLSALTGTPWIGEGMVSKTVRYNPNTQAWESVYILEIPSPECPVNQGNYSTRGGRNAQRNWSPFSDNAAGYAVYESRIKTPLIRWNGSLQNIGWSYAFEAVGKILKYYMDHETVNYPSPVGPAAVQVFAVRADHGGGQGGGVFSNLMPGLLIHMGLATPFVRFHYQVAFSFTQDALEEATNGNGTDTASMLDISIADTLVLWGINEYDTSTVNLIQHIFDNLTGTTQSRKAQWFDSGEPTPPANVIIVEARPSETVHATVAKAGQTIEQAMNGQTSSGTPINPQNGGQVLYVQVNVGTDAELANAVAAYIYYTYPDVVNHFINMYQSASANGFTFNSDTYTYYTQYLSSKTLDEWLSEASQITGVPQNIIQLMGDLIAQPKTNSSGQSFYRRTLIEFEKGVIWSGNYTPIYAIANLGIISGALSGRPGCGVSTGFGHQRGAAFPLPPPPPWVSNLSQGRQFYIAMHEYVPQQLQAQGMTVNGTNIVNYIKNFYANYTKTLVPQIYQQNPVIDYLIQSGYGKVLWVFTANVSKQTMNGGELYQVIHNRATLLQECVENTANLGIPSSSSSLPTSSTYNVSAVSQGIPSFPSASDYATAVINCLSGSNAVKGAMFVAGNDIILSQNRVFEYAAHILLPSASNHGETYEIRWDGHDRRLRLDQVYHSPAGMSMPDVWIYGLLSYYIYQLYQEEGNGNSPQAQRLYNAFNQVWTLLKNNMTQNSAPLSLSELSEFSENYYDYNWFNIYNGLWNYYVANGPSNFSSWPYGYVVPHWAPGWAQIDLTDLQMARTIGVQLPILGKTTNSDGSFTLWGLVNYAEPAIAGKLRAEAVTINPNQAVTVGNTSLPLITRQVQYISINDLQSMFGYSWNDLLPYVINGFNPFPTPYVGIFGYAVQEQQKYKYWVNNGRWNIIFQSGWIDYQIPEIRNRVPYGIVMMNSQDASNEGLQNGDIIEMYNDFGSNTGVVWISNTVPPGQLFVAMAFEVKPGANQLTTPTVDPVTDNQMVKWTWVNIKKVGTLSQEEMQKITFAPVQFHVSSSSSYGGG, encoded by the coding sequence ATGAGTTCAACCTCTAGTTCGTCTTCGTCTACTGTATCTACTGGGCCAGCTAATAGTAAAGTTCCATTACCTCCAGTCACAGCAGAAAGATATTTTGCTACTTGCAGATTCTGTAACGTAGGATGCGGATATGATATTTTTGTATTTCCTACAGATCAAGTAGGAGGACCAGCAAAAGGACAAAATGCAATAGTTTATAACATGAACGATCAAGTTTTTAACAGAAATCTACAAAATTATCAAGCTGATTATACATCAGTTTTATCTCCATTGAGCGCATTAACTGGCACTCCTTGGATAGGAGAAGGAATGGTATCAAAGACAGTAAGATACAATCCAAACACGCAAGCTTGGGAATCAGTATATATATTAGAAATTCCTAGTCCTGAATGTCCAGTAAATCAAGGTAATTATTCTACCAGAGGAGGTAGAAATGCTCAAAGAAATTGGAGTCCATTCTCAGATAATGCAGCAGGATATGCAGTATATGAAAGTAGAATAAAAACTCCATTAATAAGATGGAATGGAAGTTTACAAAATATAGGATGGAGCTATGCTTTTGAGGCTGTTGGAAAAATATTAAAATATTATATGGATCACGAAACTGTTAATTATCCATCTCCAGTAGGTCCTGCAGCAGTTCAAGTTTTTGCTGTAAGAGCAGACCACGGAGGAGGACAAGGAGGAGGAGTTTTTAGTAATTTAATGCCGGGATTGCTTATTCACATGGGCTTAGCTACACCTTTTGTAAGATTCCATTATCAAGTAGCTTTCTCATTTACTCAAGACGCATTAGAAGAAGCTACTAACGGAAATGGAACAGATACTGCGAGTATGCTAGACATTAGTATTGCTGATACTCTAGTTTTATGGGGAATTAATGAATATGATACATCTACGGTTAATTTGATTCAGCATATATTTGATAATTTAACTGGAACGACACAATCAAGAAAAGCTCAATGGTTTGACTCAGGAGAACCAACTCCTCCAGCTAATGTAATAATAGTAGAAGCTAGACCATCAGAAACTGTCCACGCTACAGTAGCAAAAGCAGGACAAACCATTGAACAAGCAATGAATGGTCAGACAAGCAGCGGAACTCCAATAAATCCACAAAATGGTGGTCAAGTCCTATATGTACAAGTTAATGTGGGTACTGATGCTGAGTTGGCTAATGCTGTAGCTGCTTACATTTATTATACTTATCCAGACGTAGTCAATCACTTTATAAATATGTACCAATCTGCTTCAGCAAATGGTTTTACATTTAATTCTGATACTTATACTTACTATACTCAATATTTATCTTCGAAAACTTTAGATGAATGGTTATCTGAAGCATCACAGATAACAGGAGTCCCTCAAAATATAATACAACTTATGGGTGATTTAATAGCTCAACCTAAGACTAATAGTAGTGGCCAGTCATTCTATAGGAGAACTCTAATAGAGTTTGAAAAAGGAGTAATATGGTCCGGAAACTATACTCCAATATATGCAATAGCTAATTTAGGAATAATATCTGGAGCTTTATCTGGAAGACCTGGATGTGGTGTTTCTACTGGATTTGGACATCAGAGAGGAGCAGCATTTCCTTTACCTCCACCTCCACCTTGGGTCAGCAATTTAAGCCAAGGCAGGCAATTCTACATAGCAATGCATGAATATGTTCCGCAACAGCTTCAAGCACAAGGGATGACAGTAAATGGAACTAATATAGTTAATTATATAAAGAACTTCTATGCTAACTACACAAAAACTCTAGTTCCTCAGATATATCAACAGAATCCTGTAATAGATTACTTAATTCAAAGTGGATACGGAAAAGTGTTATGGGTATTTACTGCAAATGTATCTAAACAAACTATGAATGGAGGAGAGTTATATCAAGTAATACACAATAGGGCTACTTTACTACAAGAGTGTGTAGAAAATACTGCTAATTTAGGTATTCCATCTTCGTCCTCATCATTACCTACATCTTCTACATATAATGTGTCTGCAGTAAGTCAAGGAATACCTTCGTTCCCAAGTGCTTCTGATTATGCTACAGCCGTTATTAATTGTCTAAGTGGATCTAATGCTGTAAAAGGTGCAATGTTTGTAGCAGGTAATGACATAATACTTAGTCAAAACAGAGTATTTGAATATGCTGCGCACATACTATTACCTTCTGCATCTAATCATGGAGAAACTTATGAAATAAGATGGGATGGTCATGATAGAAGACTAAGATTAGACCAAGTATATCATTCCCCAGCAGGTATGTCAATGCCTGATGTGTGGATATATGGATTATTATCTTACTATATTTATCAATTATATCAAGAAGAAGGAAATGGAAATTCTCCACAAGCCCAAAGATTATATAACGCGTTCAATCAAGTCTGGACTTTATTGAAGAATAATATGACGCAGAATAGTGCTCCACTATCCCTATCTGAATTATCAGAGTTCTCAGAGAACTATTATGACTATAATTGGTTTAACATATATAATGGATTATGGAATTATTATGTCGCTAATGGTCCAAGTAACTTTAGCTCATGGCCTTATGGATATGTAGTTCCTCACTGGGCTCCTGGCTGGGCACAGATTGACTTAACAGATTTACAAATGGCTAGGACTATAGGTGTGCAATTACCAATCTTAGGTAAGACTACAAATTCAGATGGTAGTTTTACACTATGGGGTTTAGTAAATTATGCTGAACCAGCTATTGCTGGAAAGCTAAGGGCTGAAGCTGTAACTATTAATCCTAATCAAGCTGTTACCGTAGGAAATACTTCATTACCTCTTATAACTAGACAAGTTCAGTATATTTCTATAAATGACTTACAGTCGATGTTTGGATATTCTTGGAACGATCTGTTACCATATGTGATTAATGGATTTAATCCGTTCCCAACACCTTACGTAGGAATATTCGGATATGCAGTTCAGGAACAGCAGAAGTATAAGTACTGGGTAAATAATGGTAGGTGGAACATAATATTCCAGAGTGGATGGATTGATTATCAAATACCAGAGATTCGTAATAGAGTACCGTACGGAATAGTAATGATGAATTCTCAAGATGCAAGTAATGAGGGATTACAGAATGGTGATATTATAGAGATGTATAATGATTTTGGGTCTAATACTGGAGTAGTATGGATATCAAATACAGTACCACCTGGACAGTTATTTGTGGCAATGGCATTTGAGGTTAAGCCTGGAGCTAATCAGCTTACTACTCCAACTGTTGATCCAGTCACAGATAATCAGATGGTTAAATGGACGTGGGTAAATATTAAGAAAGTTGGAACGTTATCCCAAGAAGAAATGCAAAAGATAACATTTGCTCCAGTGCAATTCCACGTATCATCTAGTAGTTCTTATGGAGGAGGTTAA
- a CDS encoding arsenate reductase (azurin) small subunit codes for MIIMSDKGEGKKKEPIDSNRRAIVVGVAGAIAGIAAGTVIGGNLFPKTITHQITEVQPEVKEVQVPVTKTVTQTITKEVPEVYPKVMVANYNQLTVGKPVITTYMNYPIVVVRTGKPSMNGVGPNNDVVAFSNVCAHMGYQPLLYDPTTACLVCPQHYSQYDLTRSGMQVIGHPNQYLAQVYLEYDESTGNIYAIGFNRLVYGAYNNVLQGVSSSSSSSS; via the coding sequence ATGATTATTATGTCTGATAAAGGAGAAGGAAAAAAGAAGGAGCCGATTGATAGTAATAGAAGAGCTATTGTAGTAGGTGTAGCTGGAGCAATTGCTGGTATAGCTGCAGGAACTGTAATAGGAGGTAATTTATTTCCAAAGACTATAACGCATCAGATCACTGAAGTACAACCTGAAGTAAAAGAAGTTCAAGTACCTGTTACAAAAACTGTTACCCAGACTATTACCAAGGAAGTTCCAGAGGTATATCCAAAAGTCATGGTTGCAAACTATAATCAATTAACAGTTGGTAAGCCTGTTATTACTACATATATGAATTATCCTATAGTGGTAGTAAGAACGGGGAAGCCGTCAATGAACGGCGTAGGTCCTAATAATGATGTAGTTGCCTTTAGTAATGTTTGTGCTCACATGGGATATCAGCCATTACTCTATGATCCCACCACAGCATGTTTGGTATGCCCACAGCATTACTCTCAGTATGACCTAACTAGGAGTGGCATGCAAGTTATAGGCCATCCTAATCAGTATTTGGCCCAAGTCTATTTAGAGTATGACGAAAGTACTGGAAATATATATGCTATTGGTTTCAATAGATTAGTGTACGGTGCTTATAATAATGTATTACAAGGGGTGTCTTCGTCTAGCTCCTCTAGTTCATAA
- a CDS encoding sulfocyanin — MSRIGLAILVLIFAGTAFMIGFLAYNFAIVYNPVHYPKAAPLLSNISITSTTHTTTTTTTTTPGLPSGAVALPYDASNHTVFLNIVSLSTGNPFNFNGTSGGQLHIYIPAGWTVIVTYTNQESIPHNFNIVQNSTTTPNNANIGADGKIIFSVGTTSSTYETNGISSGASASGSTSLPAGIYWFACGIAGHAESGMWGVIISSTSITTPYETS, encoded by the coding sequence ATGAGTAGAATAGGATTAGCCATATTAGTTCTTATATTTGCAGGTACCGCATTTATGATAGGTTTCTTAGCATATAATTTTGCTATAGTATATAATCCAGTACATTATCCAAAAGCAGCTCCACTTTTATCCAATATATCTATAACTTCTACAACTCATACAACTACTACTACGACAACTACCACACCAGGATTACCTTCTGGTGCTGTTGCTTTACCTTATGATGCTAGTAATCATACTGTGTTCTTGAATATTGTTAGTCTTTCTACTGGTAATCCTTTCAATTTTAATGGTACTTCAGGTGGTCAATTACATATTTATATTCCTGCAGGATGGACTGTAATAGTAACTTATACTAATCAAGAGTCAATACCGCACAACTTCAACATAGTACAAAATAGTACAACAACTCCAAACAATGCTAATATTGGTGCAGATGGAAAAATAATATTCTCAGTAGGAACAACATCATCAACATACGAAACTAATGGAATATCAAGTGGAGCATCAGCCTCAGGCTCTACATCACTACCAGCAGGAATATATTGGTTCGCTTGTGGAATAGCAGGACACGCAGAATCAGGAATGTGGGGAGTAATAATATCGTCAACATCAATAACAACACCATACGAAACAAGCTAA
- a CDS encoding sulfocyanin, which yields MAQTNTTIVVAVVIAIILVAVAGYYIATRHPVTTTLPTTTTLSTTTISVVTTTTTSTTTTTTSTTTTTTSKLPSGAVALPYDASNHTVFLNIVSLSTGNPFNFNGTSGGQLHIYIPAGWTVIVTYTNQESIPHNFNIVQNSTTTPNNANIGADGKIIFSVGTTSSTYETNGISSGASASGSTSLPAGIYWFACGIAGHAESGMWGVIISSTSITTPYETS from the coding sequence ATGGCTCAAACAAATACCACAATAGTAGTAGCAGTAGTAATAGCAATAATCCTTGTAGCTGTAGCTGGATATTATATAGCAACTAGACATCCAGTAACTACCACATTACCTACAACAACTACATTGTCAACTACAACAATAAGTGTAGTTACAACTACTACAACTTCTACTACTACTACTACGACTTCTACTACAACAACTACTACTAGTAAGTTGCCTTCTGGTGCTGTTGCTTTACCTTATGATGCTAGTAATCATACTGTGTTCTTGAATATTGTTAGTCTTTCTACTGGTAATCCTTTCAATTTTAATGGTACTTCAGGTGGTCAATTACATATTTATATTCCTGCAGGATGGACTGTAATAGTAACTTATACTAATCAAGAGTCAATACCGCACAACTTCAACATAGTACAAAATAGTACAACAACTCCAAACAATGCTAATATTGGTGCAGATGGAAAAATAATATTCTCAGTAGGAACAACATCATCAACATACGAAACTAATGGAATATCAAGTGGAGCATCAGCCTCAGGCTCTACATCACTACCAGCAGGAATATATTGGTTCGCTTGTGGAATAGCAGGACACGCAGAATCAGGAATGTGGGGAGTAATAATATCATCAACATCAATAACAACACCATACGAAACAAGCTAA
- the soxA gene encoding proton pump complex quinol oxidase subunit SoxA: MSKDLHKRDWEKIWFVVMLVIVAIFVGFSYATIISGNAATYRTGLPLGSALPKPLPNGTVVIYMLGVQWSWIPQNATEIVYINGVQHNISVNNIITYINGYPYIKIYPNQPVVMVLYSNNVVHAFYMRLPHGPQNWNIVPGIDSYAFFYAPPTPGNYTFHCAEYCGIGHSYMYGYFWVM; encoded by the coding sequence TTGAGTAAAGATCTACATAAACGAGATTGGGAAAAAATATGGTTTGTAGTTATGCTAGTTATTGTTGCAATTTTCGTAGGATTTTCATATGCTACTATAATAAGTGGTAATGCAGCAACGTATAGAACTGGATTACCTCTAGGTAGCGCACTTCCGAAGCCTCTACCCAATGGTACTGTAGTAATATATATGCTTGGAGTTCAATGGTCATGGATACCACAAAATGCTACAGAAATAGTTTACATTAATGGTGTTCAACATAATATTAGCGTGAATAATATTATCACTTATATTAATGGATATCCTTACATTAAAATATATCCTAATCAGCCAGTTGTAATGGTATTGTACAGTAATAATGTAGTTCACGCTTTCTATATGAGATTACCTCATGGTCCTCAGAACTGGAATATTGTGCCTGGAATAGATAGTTATGCCTTCTTCTATGCACCTCCAACGCCAGGCAATTACACATTCCATTGCGCAGAATATTGTGGAATAGGTCATTCATACATGTATGGATATTTCTGGGTGATGTGA
- the soxB gene encoding proton pump complex quinol oxidase subunit SoxB: MAKLYPKSTLGISFLYTAGGLAWLAAMGLAAMWFRTILLNPHVNPKSGYAVAPLYYFLVTFHGQAGMMMIVIDIAIAVAAYGFYKAGMSIVHNKIMTIAFWIINLPMIVEFAGGPTTGWYMYPPLALQAATWIIYGAMKDASTMIGLAYFMMFLNTIGVIIASVVLFLDGVKTRPREGKIPIFAAYGMTFAGPFIFITEPALSAATLWYTLYFWAKVPVNPLTWVVLFWFWGHPIVYYAPFAIFGGIYYLIPKFSGRSLFSEKWARWNIALLFTFGMLVWVHHLQTWPLPVVLRAFITPTTLILAAGSGLTVLNLGLTIFTGNYKWKDPVAFAALIALIGFILAGLQALLLPINPLNVIVHNTYYIVGHFHLMIWTIIVVGYVAILLDALKTKMGNADFSSLAKGMIGGGLTMWTVGALALGYTMSYAGYEGLIRRWVAYPVKFLPFMEAMTYFAIMMGASFVMYGIPVLFTLLGVKTSLFWTTGPMVSVGGLPGPGSGPIASSGVKATGGNEKTESNEIKAEDEMKSITKDLNEEDLVHRLK; the protein is encoded by the coding sequence ATGGCCAAGTTATATCCTAAATCTACTTTAGGTATTAGTTTTTTATATACTGCTGGAGGGTTAGCATGGCTAGCAGCTATGGGATTAGCTGCTATGTGGTTTAGAACTATTTTGTTAAATCCTCATGTTAATCCTAAGTCTGGATATGCTGTAGCTCCTTTATACTACTTCTTAGTTACTTTTCACGGTCAAGCAGGAATGATGATGATAGTAATTGATATTGCTATTGCTGTCGCTGCTTACGGATTCTATAAGGCTGGAATGTCAATAGTTCACAATAAAATCATGACTATTGCGTTTTGGATAATTAATTTACCTATGATTGTGGAATTTGCAGGTGGTCCTACAACTGGATGGTATATGTATCCTCCTTTAGCTTTGCAGGCTGCCACATGGATAATATATGGTGCTATGAAGGATGCAAGTACTATGATTGGACTAGCTTATTTTATGATGTTCTTAAATACTATAGGTGTAATAATTGCTTCCGTTGTGCTATTCTTAGATGGAGTTAAAACAAGACCTAGGGAAGGAAAAATCCCTATATTTGCAGCTTATGGTATGACTTTTGCCGGTCCATTTATTTTCATAACTGAACCAGCTTTATCAGCTGCTACATTATGGTACACTCTATACTTCTGGGCTAAGGTTCCAGTTAATCCATTAACTTGGGTGGTGCTATTCTGGTTCTGGGGTCATCCTATAGTATATTATGCTCCATTTGCTATATTCGGAGGAATTTATTACTTAATACCCAAGTTCTCTGGGAGATCATTGTTTAGTGAAAAGTGGGCTAGATGGAATATTGCTTTACTGTTTACTTTTGGTATGTTAGTCTGGGTTCATCATTTACAGACCTGGCCTTTACCAGTAGTTTTAAGGGCTTTTATAACTCCTACTACGTTAATACTAGCAGCAGGGTCTGGTTTAACTGTGCTTAACTTAGGTTTAACAATATTTACAGGTAACTATAAATGGAAGGATCCTGTTGCCTTTGCCGCTTTAATAGCTTTAATAGGATTTATATTAGCTGGGTTACAAGCTCTATTGCTACCAATTAATCCATTAAACGTTATTGTTCACAATACTTACTATATTGTTGGTCACTTCCACTTAATGATATGGACTATCATTGTAGTAGGATATGTAGCTATTTTGCTAGACGCGTTAAAAACAAAGATGGGCAATGCTGATTTTTCATCCTTAGCTAAGGGAATGATTGGAGGAGGATTAACTATGTGGACTGTCGGTGCTTTAGCTTTAGGTTATACAATGAGTTATGCTGGTTATGAAGGCTTAATTAGAAGATGGGTTGCTTATCCAGTAAAATTCTTACCATTCATGGAAGCAATGACATATTTCGCTATAATGATGGGAGCAAGTTTTGTAATGTACGGTATACCTGTGCTATTTACATTACTTGGAGTAAAGACATCTTTATTCTGGACTACTGGACCAATGGTGAGTGTAGGTGGATTACCCGGACCTGGAAGTGGGCCTATAGCATCTAGTGGTGTAAAAGCTACTGGAGGAAATGAGAAAACAGAGAGCAATGAAATTAAAGCTGAAGATGAAATGAAATCAATTACGAAAGATCTTAATGAAGAGGATTTAGTACATAGGCTTAAATGA